The proteins below are encoded in one region of Colletotrichum lupini chromosome 5, complete sequence:
- a CDS encoding cytochrome b5-like Heme/Steroid binding domain-containing protein: MGPRGCSFSGFSQPGDIHTAFDIPRGVDAEEWLRMRERKSINHVLYSQYPSQQEIDSVKSQAELDAFNVNEADLLAVALGAPARQVMLRAEEIGPQTGWKDGFLSVEHGFCPPDYDEAAGALARSPGRVWIDLAERMPGCVARGRVRESVAAAPVIEGTADVIPDQALWAALVSLGMLCSIYRFEQKYDGHDGVNASTNPTKLKLNCRMGDYLGEELVGIPLSIALPYFQVSRRMGRTLPHLTFVDQSSYNLKIKDVTSTYPYVARFDNMELRWPMFGERAEVAFLKGVAETSASFQHGPDAIAACQEHVMNRNNEGLLHEMIRLKEILERMPNAFHSISTNPNAGENYVPVQQWVRWAKFSAPLSKRCPASSGLQFPPYLVMDAFLGRSNYTSFLGAEGVHLRAWFPANLRAFIAAIEYHYRIPEYVQKSGDPRLMGVLDGIVEAYTGERGFMGVHRYKVFGILEVAAKTGRTETNGASGAADGERPWEETHRQFSEAMKERLEPYRGKLAIEPHQMRGTFEECRYVTRVLNRSFVDSDPSRSIAMVTLDIRETGITFAPGDRLAVMPLNGWEECAKVIAALGLEEHIDAPVEVSGIWARFEMHLGSVRRTATPKLTVGDILRRGHLAPITKEMALKVHGLLHASSNTVLQVLSTDEWPVRGSLGDLLQDAVTDTPPQIWDRVFNLDNLAWLADLVPLEVPRTYSIASYTEELLPETVDLAVSRSEYKLCSTFSRGKEITRAGVSSGFLNPPVEMGEIDSDDEILIGVSRPAAFHLPLDPMAPCAFFAGGSGIAPFRSFWQARLTQSGLSGGKNLLYLGVQNREKFCFEEELRQYVNADFMEVHVAFSRDSRGLAYEGQDLVEKHIPPRYIDTLIVEQGLQVCDLVMSKKQGGLGGYLYVCGSVSVFDSVMNGIRKAIYTYRTATEKGVDLIIDKAFAERRFMLDVFMTPKPLPCNLPTIPLSELAKHTGHRPGSRMWIGVHGSVYDVTDFCPMHPGGTLIIKSNAGVDCSKSFDNLAHTNNPEVSSLLTKYFVGHLTPKPDYGSDEISALHDLWSAYLRSTVETLVAHQFEMYEIMGASLETNSSHDPAGSNNIWLRESLPNIIAVRTFYGYQSRLLQGGFSALFGHKLQELVLKLSFGVASANGPAADTKLPDVLGTVARAKTSGDAAHCTKEVALVGQFVCDADASLRFQERGVFAYAARSVELDIALLEDLRQEACAGMDAFDSIAASMKDSSDPDVENTRLTALSTFLLQVLERMARHLEVFYAQLARCSVYQPKLEQNPARTRWALVRRRIRDGSLFVLATKAELNPSMLEQPTSAPYYMSRANPNQNIDFDRVMAQVQASLHAGGGHDASSPAHHGQQPLTLNAVHQARGRSTGDTSAVASRENAGALRAMNSFVEKNSRAIRRLSKMPAVAMNFEDIQRAALLEMSQNGGPLSPPEMAGDAMLGLGLGPEHAMRLKHGNNGNGNRVLPTPP, encoded by the exons ATGGGCCCACGAGGATGTTCCTTCTCGGGCTTCTCCCAGCCTGGTGACATCCACACAGCATTCGAT ATCCCTCGAGGAGTTGACGCAGAAGAGTGGCTCCGAATGAG AGAGCGGAAATCCATCAACCATGTTCTCTATTCCCAATACCCATCACAGCAAGAGATCGATTCGGTCAAATCACAAGCAGAGTTGGATGCCTTCAACGTCAACGAGGCAGACCTGCTGGCCGTTGCCCTCGGAGCGCCGGCTAGACAAGTGATGCTAAGAGCGGAAGAGATTGGTCCGCAGACAGGTTGGAAAGACGGCTTTCTCAGCGTAGAGCATGGCTTCTGCCCGCCAGACTACGACGAGGCGGCTGGTGCCCTGGCCAGATCTCCAGGCCGCGTTTGGATCGACCTCGCAGAACGCATGCCCGGGTGCGTGGCCCGCGGCCGAGTCCGAGAGTCAGTCGCCGCCGCACCTGTCATCGAGGGCACGGCAGACGTCATCCCCGATCAGGCTCTCTGGGCGGCTCTTGTGTCGCTCGGCATGCTCTGCTCTATCTACCGCTTCGAGCAGAAGTACGACGGTCACGATGGGGTGAACGCATCGACAAACCCCACGAAGTTGAAGTTGAACTGCAGAATGGGCGACTACTTGGGAGAGGAGCTCGTCGGCATCCCTCTCAGCATTGCTTTACCCTATTTCCAAGTATCCCGACGAATGGGCCGCACACTCCCCCACCTGACGTTTGTCGACCAATCTTCATACAATCTGAAGATCAAGGACGTCACCTCGACATACCCCTACGTCGCTCGTTTCGACAACATGGAGCTCAGATGGCCCATGTTCGGTGAGCGTGCCGAAGTCGCTTTCCTCAAGGGGGTTGCAGAGACTTCAG CTTCCTTCCAACACGGGCCTGACGCTATTGCAGCATGCCAAGAACATGTCATGAACCGCAACAACGAAGGCCTCCTTCACGAGATGATTCGTCTAAAGGAGATTCTCGAGCGCATGCCCAACGCCTTCCACTCCATTTCAACTAACCCTAATGCCGGTGAAAACTACGTGCCTGTTCAGCAATGGGTCCGCTGGGCCAAGTTCTCCGCTCCTCTCTCAAAGCGATGCCCTGCCTCTTCAGGCCTACAGTTCCCACCTTACTTGGTAATGGATGCTTTCTTGGGCAGAAGCAA CTACACCTCATTCCTGGGGGCCGAGGGTGTCCACCTCCGTGCTTGGTTCCCTGCCAACCTGCGCGCCTTTATTGCGGCCATCGAGTACCACTACCGCATCCCTGAATACGTCCAGAAGTCCGGCGACCCGCGTCTTATGGGAGTTCTTGATGGTATCGTCGAAGCCTATACCGGTGAACGTGGCTTCATGGGAGTGCACCGCTACAAGGTCTTCGGCATCCTCGAGGTCGCCGCCAAAACTGGCCGAACGGAGACCAACGGCGCATCGGGTGCGGCAGACGGCGAGCGCCCATGGGAAGAGACCCATCGCCAGTTCTCAGAGGCAATGAAGGAACGCCTCGAACCCTATCGAGGCAAACTGGCAATCGAGCCGCACCAGATGCGCGGCACTTTCGAAGAATGCCGCTATGTCACTCGCGTGTTGAACAGATCTTTTGTTGATTCTGATCCATCACGCTCAATTGCAATGGTCACGCTCGATATCCGAGAGACCGGCATCACGTTCGCACCAGGTGATCGCCTGGCCGTGATGCCCCTAAACGGGTGGGAGGAGTGCGCCAAAGTCATCGCCGCCTTGGGCTTGGAGGAGCATATCGACGCCCCGGTCGAGGTCAGCGGAATCTGGGCTCGCTTCGAGATGCATCTCGGGTCTGTCAGGAGAACCGCGACACCCAAGCTCACTGTCGGTGACATTCTTCGACGTGGCCACCTTGCCCCCATCACCAAGGAGATGGCCCTCAAGGTTCATGGTTTGCTGCATGCATCCTCCAACACCGTCTTGCAGGTCCTCAGCACGGATGAGTGGCCTGTCAGAGGATCGTTAGGCGACCTCTTGCAGGACGCCGTTACGGATACGCCACCCCAAATCTGGGATAGGGTATTCAACCTCGACAATCTCGCATGGCTTGCGGATCTTGTTCCCCTTGAGGTCCCACGCACCTACTCCATCGCAAGCTACACGGAAGAACTCCTCCCAGAGACAGTTGACCTCGCTGTGTCCCGTTCGGAATACAAGCTGTGTTCTACCTTTTCCAGGGGCAAGGAAATCACCCGTGCCGGAGTCTCCAGTGGATTCCTGAACCCGCCCGTGGAGATGGGCGAGATTGACTCAGACGACGAGATTCTTATTGGCGTCTCTCGCCCAGCAGCCTTCCACCTCCCGCTTGACCCTATGGCACCCTGCGCCTTCTTCGCCGGCGGAAGCGGCATCGCACCCTTCCGCAGCTTTTGGCAGGCTCGCCTCACACAAAGTGGCTTGTCTGGTGGCAAGAACCTTCTGTACCTCGGAGTCCAGAACCGTGAGAAATTCTGCTTCGAGGAGGAGCTGCGACAGTATGTCAACGCAGACTTCATGGAAGTCCACGTCGCCTTCTCGAGGGACTCTCGTGGTCTCGCTTACGAGGGCCAGGATCTCGTCGAGAAGCACATCCCCCCTCGCTACATCGACACATTGATCGTCGAACAAGGTCTGCAGGTCTGTGACCTCGTCATGTCCAAGAAGCAGGGAGGTCTCGGCGGCTACCTCTACGTCTGTGGTTCCGTCTCCGTATTCGATTCCGTTATGAACGGAATCAGGAAGGCAATCTACACCTACAGGACCGCCACGGAAAAGGGAGTTGACCTGATTATCGACAAGGCCTTTGCGGAGAGACGCTTTATGCTCGATGTTTTCATGACGCCCAAGCCTCTGCCTTGCAACCTGCCGACGATTCCCTTGTCGGAGCTCGCAAAGCATACAGGTCACCGTCCCGGTTCTCGCATGTGGATCGGAGTCCACGGCAGTGTCTACGATGTCACCGACTTCTGTCCCATGCACCCCGGCGGAACGCTCATCATCAAGTCCAACGCGGGTGTTGACTGTTCCAAGTCATTTGACAACCTCGCTCACACCAACAACCCCGAAGTCTCTAGTCTGTTGACCAAATACTTTGTTGGACACTTGACCCCGAAGCCCGACTACGGCAGCGATGAGATCTCTGCTTTGCACGATCTCTGGTCGGCGTACCTCCGATCCACTGTCGAAACCCTGGTGGCCCATCAATTTGAGATGTACGAAATCATGGGCGCGTCCCTTGAGACCAACTCGTCCCACGACCCTGCAGGCAGCAACAATATCTGGCTGCGCGAGAGTCTGCCTAATATCATCGCTGTCCGCACATTCTATGGCTACCAGAGTCGACTGCTCCAGGGAGGCTTCTCGGCTCTTTTTGGCCACAAGCTTCAAGAGCTTGTCCTCAAACTGTCATTCGGTGTCGCCAGTGCCAATGGCCCGGCCGCCGACACCAAGCTGCCCGACGTCCTCGGCACCGTGGCCCGCGCAAAGACGAGCGGAGATGCGGCGCACTGCACCAAAGAGGTCGCCCTCGTCGGTCAGTTCGTCTGCGACGCCGACGCCTCGCTTCGCTTCCAAGAACGCGGTGTCTTTGCTTACGCAGCCCGTAGCGTCGAGCTTGACATTGCCCTTCTCGAAGACCTCCGTCAGGAAGCATGCGCTGGAATGGACGCCTTTGACAGCATCGCAGCGTCAATGAAAGACTCGTCCGATCCAGATGTCGAAAACACCCGCCTCACCGCACTTTCCACGTTCCTCCTGCAGGTTCTCGAGCGTATGGCTCGCCACCTCGAGGTCTTTTACGCCCAGCTCGCCCGCTGCTCCGTCTACCAGCCCAAGCTCGAGCAAAACCCGGCCCGGACCCGCTGGGCTCTGGTCCGCCGCCGCATCCGTGACGGAAGCCTCTTTGTGCTCGCCACCAAAGCGGAGCTCAACCCGAGCATGCTGGAGCAGCCGACCTCGGCGCCGTATTACATGTCAAGAGCAAACCCGAATCAGAACATTGACTTTGATCGGGTCATGGCGCAAGTGCAGGCCAGCTTACATGCGGGGGGCGGTCACGACGCCTCGTCCCCTGCTCACCACGGGCAGCAGCCTCTGACCCTCAACGCTGTGCACCAGGCCCGTGGTCGCAGCACAGGCGATACCAGCGCTGTCGCGAGCCGCGAGAACGCGGGCGCGCTGCGGGCTATGAATAGTTTCGTCGAGAAGAATAGCCGTGCCATCCGCAGGCTGAGTAAGATGCCAGCTGTTGCTATGAACTTTGAAGACATCCAAAGGGCCGCACTGCTCGAGATGTCTCAGAACGGCGGCCCGCTTTCACCACCGGAAATGGCTGGCGACGCCATGCTGGGTCTTGGTCTCGGACCGGAACACGCCATGAGGCTGAAGCATGGCAACAACGGCAACGGGAACAGGGTGCTTCCGACACCACCTTGA
- a CDS encoding cytochrome b5-like Heme/Steroid binding domain-containing protein translates to MLLSKLNRPRGASLTRGGPPSGPNSPAPYPVIGSHSPPLNHPVDAQSALSTMMSRLNTRPRSGSAAMSSTSHHHHQAMGGGLVRSRSTMSMGSAGAMSGGRAAAGHVPQRSTSSLRALKLRSVMEQSEERVAPTF, encoded by the coding sequence ATGCTACTTTCCAAGCTCAATCGGCCCCGTGGGGCATCGCTCACCCGAGGAGGACCACCTTCGGGTCCCAATTCTCCCGCTCCATACCCTGTTATCGGCTCTCACTCTCCGCCACTCAACCACCCCGTCGACGCGCAAAGTGCTCTGAGCACTATGATGAGCCGCCTCAACACCAGACCTCGCAGCGGCTCCGCTGCCATGTCCTCGACCAGTCATCATCACCACCAGGCCATGGGCGGCGGGCTAGTACGCTCAAGGTCTACCATGAGCATGGGCAGCGCGGGAGCCATGAGCGGCGGTAGGGCAGCGGCGGGCCATGTGCCGCAGAGATCCACGAGCTCCCTCCGGGCACTGAAGCTCAGGAGCGTAATGGAGCAGAGCGAAGAAAGGGTCGCGCCTACGTTTTGA